The window GCACCAGCTCCTTGACCTTGCGCAACGCCCCGGCCAGCCGGTTGACGTCGGCCGGGTCGGCGGACAGGACGTGGAAGGCGATCCGCTGGGCGCTCTTCGGGCCCACGCCCGGCAGCCGCCCCAGCTCGTCGATCAGGTCCTGGATGGCGCCCTCGTACATCTGCCGCTCAGAAACCGGGCAGGCCGAGGCCGCCCATGCCGCCGGTGACCGGGCCCATCTTCTGCTCGGTCAGCTCCCGCGCCGCCTCGGCGGCGTTGTGCATGGCCGCGACGACGAGGTCCTCCAGGGTCTCCACGTCCTCCGGGTCCACCGCCTTCGGGTCGATCCTGATCGACTTCA is drawn from Micromonospora sp. NBC_01740 and contains these coding sequences:
- a CDS encoding YbaB/EbfC family nucleoid-associated protein, with the translated sequence MQQMLKQAQKMQQQIAKAQAELAEAELTGTAGGGLVTATVAGSGELKSIRIDPKAVDPEDVETLEDLVVAAMHNAAEAARELTEQKMGPVTGGMGGLGLPGF